A genome region from Lytechinus pictus isolate F3 Inbred chromosome 14, Lp3.0, whole genome shotgun sequence includes the following:
- the LOC129275984 gene encoding neurogenic locus notch homolog protein 1-like isoform X3: MIGDGLYYDIADVPELNETTTIYYGNNDVITYKCLDGYVGPQNCSTPDCRSTCEDGSWNPDPPEILVCVGQNSNNATIQTPSQISTDVTRSSARLPTTMSYDFTTNTLRMSTTEIDECSSNQCQNNATCVDQINGYLCECAEGFNGTNCDNNIDDCVSHPCQNGGTCEDKIDSYECQCLDGFNGELCENEMTTMVMMTTTENVTATESGLTTVTDDVTITTSDASTTTPDASTAISDGTSHIPTATQATTVSSTTVPAISTSTTALPETTEASSVQSTSPLARETTTTTPTTPKRTEKPHTTPLPCKGECLPTQVCNVRNNRCECRSGYYEDETDSETPCKEPVSIDVILTITKVSGTAANFTEELNNSTSKEFKELESEVCQPFNEIYADDPEFLGCQVLNFSKGSIKVNYVLKFAENTTQNPSTVNQTIQDKLVNSNGSFADEFTIDPDTIVVEPLNECNKELDDCDGNAECIDYDEKGYTCVCNPGYEDSVKSLPGRDCIPRTSTEPLSTESQTNKPETTTEPEEAGLVPWNVIVGVTVPIVGILTITTIGLTCWQYRRQHRTSPSPSKKMNTFPYDEEDKRNSSARPDSMRIINSDGTVQEVVLPWRNFVPEAEFIFGQDSNKRQTQMLPMVDYPNDYSGSTSDENYPMRNIHDAYDNYTYEHHDTRRNTSEIDHVDTGNFF, from the exons ATGATTGGCGACGGGCTGTACTACGACATTGCCGACGTCCCTGAACTCAATGAGACCACCACTATCTACTATGGGAACAATGACGTAATTACTTATAAGTGCCTAGATGGGTACGTCGGCCCCCAAAACTGCTCAACTCCTGACTGCAGGAGTACATGTGAAGATGGATCGTGGAATCCCGATCCACCTGAAATTCTGGTGTGCGTTG GACAAAATAGTAACAATGCGACAATACAGACACCAAGCCAAATATCAACAGATGTCACGAGATCATCAGCCAGGCTTCCAACTACAATGAGCTATGATTTCACTACCAATACTCTTAGAATGTCAACTACTG AAATTGATGAATGCTCTTCGAACCAATGCCAGAATAACGCCACCTGTGTGGATCAGATCAATGGATACCTATGCGAATGTGCTGAAGGATTCAACGGAACCAACTGCGATAACA ATATTGATGACTGTGTAAGTCATCCCTGCCAGAATGGAGGAACTTGTGAGGACAAAATAGATTCGTACGAATGTCAATGCCTTGACGGTTTTAATGGTGAACTTTGTGAAAATG AAATGACGaccatggtgatgatgacgacgacagAAAACGTTACAGCGACTGAAAGTGGCTTGACGACGGTCACTGATGATGTGACAATTACCACTTCAG ATGCATCCACTACAACTCCGGATGCGTCCACTGCCATTTCTGATGGAACTTCACATATACCAACCGCAACCCAAGCCACAACAGTATCGTCCACAACGGTTCCAGCGATATCTACTTCTACAACAGCGTTGCCAGAGACGACAGAGGCCAGCTCTGTTCAATCAACATCGCCTCTAGCAAGGGAGACCACGACAACTACACCAACAACACCCAAGAGAACAGAAAAGCCCCACACTACTCCTT tgCCTTGCAAAGGAGAGTGCCTACCCACCCAGGTGTGTAACGTAAGGAACAACAGGTGCGAATGTAGATCGGGATACTATGAAGATGAAACAGACTCAGAAACCCCGTGCAAAG AACCGGTCAGTATCGACGTAATCCTTACGATCACTAAGGTCAGCGGTACAGCTGCTAATTTTACTGAAGAATTAAATAATTCAACGAGTAAAGAATTCAAAGAGCTTGAAAGCGAAGTCTGTCAACCG TTTAATGAGATTTACGCCGACGATCCTGAGTTTTTGGGATGTCAAGTACTTAATTTCAGTAAAGGCAGCATTAAAGTCAACTATGTTTTGAAGTTTGCTGAAAATACAACACAGAATCCCTCAACTGTCAATCAGACGATACAGGATAAACTTGTAAATTCTAATGGATCATTTGCTGACGAATTCACAATTGACCCCGATACCATCGTCGTTGAAC CTTTGAACGAATGTAACAAGGAACTTGACGATTGTGATGGAAACGCAGAGTGCATAGATTACGATGAAAAAGGATACACGTGCGTATGCAATCCTGGATATGAAGATAGTGTTAAAAGTTTGCCCGGCCGAGACTGTATTCcacgtacat CAACCGAACCTCTATCGACTGAGTCCCAGACAAATAAACCCGAGACTACCACAGAGCCTGAAGAAGCAGGACTAG TGCCGTGGAATGTGATAGTTGGCGTAACGGTACCCATCGTTGGTATATTGACCATCACTACCATCGGGTTGACCTGTTGGCAGTACCGACGTCAGCACCGGACGTCGCCGTCGCCCTCGAAAAAGATGAATACCTTTCCTTACGATGAAGAAGATAAAAGAAACTCTTCTGCAAGACCGGATAGTATGAGGATTATAAATAGCGACGGCACAGTACAAGAG gTGGTTTTACCGTGGCGCAATTTCGTACCCGAGGCCGAGTTCATCTTCGGACAGGACAGCAACAAAAGACAAACACAAATGCTCCCCATGGTCGACTACCCCAACGACTACTCCGGGTCGACTTCGGATGAAAATTACCCAATGAGAAACATCCATGATGCATATGACAACTACACCTACGAGCACCACGATACAAGAAGAAACACATCTGAAATAGATCATGTAGATACTGGCAATTTTTTCTGA
- the LOC129275984 gene encoding protein crumbs-like isoform X4 — protein MIGDGLYYDIADVPELNETTTIYYGNNDVITYKCLDGYVGPQNCSTPDCRSTCEDGSWNPDPPEILVCVEIDECSSNQCQNNATCVDQINGYLCECAEGFNGTNCDNNIDDCVSHPCQNGGTCEDKIDSYECQCLDGFNGELCENEMTTMVMMTTTENVTATESGLTTVTDDVTITTSDASTTTPDASTAISDGTSHIPTATQATTVSSTTVPAISTSTTALPETTEASSVQSTSPLARETTTTTPTTPKRTEKPHTTPLPCKGECLPTQVCNVRNNRCECRSGYYEDETDSETPCKEPVSIDVILTITKVSGTAANFTEELNNSTSKEFKELESEVCQPFNEIYADDPEFLGCQVLNFSKGSIKVNYVLKFAENTTQNPSTVNQTIQDKLVNSNGSFADEFTIDPDTIVVEPLNECNKELDDCDGNAECIDYDEKGYTCVCNPGYEDSVKSLPGRDCIPRTSTEPLSTESQTNKPETTTEPEEAGLVPWNVIVGVTVPIVGILTITTIGLTCWQYRRQHRTSPSPSKKMNTFPYDEEDKRNSSARPDSMRIINSDGTVQEVVLPWRNFVPEAEFIFGQDSNKRQTQMLPMVDYPNDYSGSTSDENYPMRNIHDAYDNYTYEHHDTRRNTSEIDHVDTGNFF, from the exons ATGATTGGCGACGGGCTGTACTACGACATTGCCGACGTCCCTGAACTCAATGAGACCACCACTATCTACTATGGGAACAATGACGTAATTACTTATAAGTGCCTAGATGGGTACGTCGGCCCCCAAAACTGCTCAACTCCTGACTGCAGGAGTACATGTGAAGATGGATCGTGGAATCCCGATCCACCTGAAATTCTGGTGTGCGTTG AAATTGATGAATGCTCTTCGAACCAATGCCAGAATAACGCCACCTGTGTGGATCAGATCAATGGATACCTATGCGAATGTGCTGAAGGATTCAACGGAACCAACTGCGATAACA ATATTGATGACTGTGTAAGTCATCCCTGCCAGAATGGAGGAACTTGTGAGGACAAAATAGATTCGTACGAATGTCAATGCCTTGACGGTTTTAATGGTGAACTTTGTGAAAATG AAATGACGaccatggtgatgatgacgacgacagAAAACGTTACAGCGACTGAAAGTGGCTTGACGACGGTCACTGATGATGTGACAATTACCACTTCAG ATGCATCCACTACAACTCCGGATGCGTCCACTGCCATTTCTGATGGAACTTCACATATACCAACCGCAACCCAAGCCACAACAGTATCGTCCACAACGGTTCCAGCGATATCTACTTCTACAACAGCGTTGCCAGAGACGACAGAGGCCAGCTCTGTTCAATCAACATCGCCTCTAGCAAGGGAGACCACGACAACTACACCAACAACACCCAAGAGAACAGAAAAGCCCCACACTACTCCTT tgCCTTGCAAAGGAGAGTGCCTACCCACCCAGGTGTGTAACGTAAGGAACAACAGGTGCGAATGTAGATCGGGATACTATGAAGATGAAACAGACTCAGAAACCCCGTGCAAAG AACCGGTCAGTATCGACGTAATCCTTACGATCACTAAGGTCAGCGGTACAGCTGCTAATTTTACTGAAGAATTAAATAATTCAACGAGTAAAGAATTCAAAGAGCTTGAAAGCGAAGTCTGTCAACCG TTTAATGAGATTTACGCCGACGATCCTGAGTTTTTGGGATGTCAAGTACTTAATTTCAGTAAAGGCAGCATTAAAGTCAACTATGTTTTGAAGTTTGCTGAAAATACAACACAGAATCCCTCAACTGTCAATCAGACGATACAGGATAAACTTGTAAATTCTAATGGATCATTTGCTGACGAATTCACAATTGACCCCGATACCATCGTCGTTGAAC CTTTGAACGAATGTAACAAGGAACTTGACGATTGTGATGGAAACGCAGAGTGCATAGATTACGATGAAAAAGGATACACGTGCGTATGCAATCCTGGATATGAAGATAGTGTTAAAAGTTTGCCCGGCCGAGACTGTATTCcacgtacat CAACCGAACCTCTATCGACTGAGTCCCAGACAAATAAACCCGAGACTACCACAGAGCCTGAAGAAGCAGGACTAG TGCCGTGGAATGTGATAGTTGGCGTAACGGTACCCATCGTTGGTATATTGACCATCACTACCATCGGGTTGACCTGTTGGCAGTACCGACGTCAGCACCGGACGTCGCCGTCGCCCTCGAAAAAGATGAATACCTTTCCTTACGATGAAGAAGATAAAAGAAACTCTTCTGCAAGACCGGATAGTATGAGGATTATAAATAGCGACGGCACAGTACAAGAG gTGGTTTTACCGTGGCGCAATTTCGTACCCGAGGCCGAGTTCATCTTCGGACAGGACAGCAACAAAAGACAAACACAAATGCTCCCCATGGTCGACTACCCCAACGACTACTCCGGGTCGACTTCGGATGAAAATTACCCAATGAGAAACATCCATGATGCATATGACAACTACACCTACGAGCACCACGATACAAGAAGAAACACATCTGAAATAGATCATGTAGATACTGGCAATTTTTTCTGA
- the LOC129275984 gene encoding mucin-2-like isoform X2 yields MIGDGLYYDIADVPELNETTTIYYGNNDVITYKCLDGYVGPQNCSTPDCRSTCEDGSWNPDPPEILVCVGQNSNNATIQTPSQISTDVTRSSARLPTTMSYDFTTNTLRMSTTEIDECSSNQCQNNATCVDQINGYLCECAEGFNGTNCDNNIDDCVSHPCQNGGTCEDKIDSYECQCLDGFNGELCENEMTTMVMMTTTENVTATESGLTTVTDDVTITTSGMTTSITGATTVTLDVTTVSVTSDATTDTPDTSTVLSDATTVNADVTTVTFDVTTITPDVTTAMSVTSDVTSVTTDVTTVLSDVTTVTLDVTKVTPDVTTAMSVTSDVTSVTSDVTTVIPGITTVTPNTTTSLPDTSTVILDATTTISDASTTTPDASTAISDGTSHIPTATQATTVSSTTVPAISTSTTALPETTEASSVQSTSPLARETTTTTPTTPKRTEKPHTTPLPCKGECLPTQVCNVRNNRCECRSGYYEDETDSETPCKEPVSIDVILTITKVSGTAANFTEELNNSTSKEFKELESEVCQPFNEIYADDPEFLGCQVLNFSKGSIKVNYVLKFAENTTQNPSTVNQTIQDKLVNSNGSFADEFTIDPDTIVVEPLNECNKELDDCDGNAECIDYDEKGYTCVCNPGYEDSVKSLPGRDCIPRTSTEPLSTESQTNKPETTTEPEEAGLVPWNVIVGVTVPIVGILTITTIGLTCWQYRRQHRTSPSPSKKMNTFPYDEEDKRNSSARPDSMRIINSDGTVQEVVLPWRNFVPEAEFIFGQDSNKRQTQMLPMVDYPNDYSGSTSDENYPMRNIHDAYDNYTYEHHDTRRNTSEIDHVDTGNFF; encoded by the exons ATGATTGGCGACGGGCTGTACTACGACATTGCCGACGTCCCTGAACTCAATGAGACCACCACTATCTACTATGGGAACAATGACGTAATTACTTATAAGTGCCTAGATGGGTACGTCGGCCCCCAAAACTGCTCAACTCCTGACTGCAGGAGTACATGTGAAGATGGATCGTGGAATCCCGATCCACCTGAAATTCTGGTGTGCGTTG GACAAAATAGTAACAATGCGACAATACAGACACCAAGCCAAATATCAACAGATGTCACGAGATCATCAGCCAGGCTTCCAACTACAATGAGCTATGATTTCACTACCAATACTCTTAGAATGTCAACTACTG AAATTGATGAATGCTCTTCGAACCAATGCCAGAATAACGCCACCTGTGTGGATCAGATCAATGGATACCTATGCGAATGTGCTGAAGGATTCAACGGAACCAACTGCGATAACA ATATTGATGACTGTGTAAGTCATCCCTGCCAGAATGGAGGAACTTGTGAGGACAAAATAGATTCGTACGAATGTCAATGCCTTGACGGTTTTAATGGTGAACTTTGTGAAAATG AAATGACGaccatggtgatgatgacgacgacagAAAACGTTACAGCGACTGAAAGTGGCTTGACGACGGTCACTGATGATGTGACAATTACCACTTCAGGTATGACGACATCAATTACCGGCGCGACCACTGTCACTTTAGATGTAACAACGGTCTCCGTCACGTCAGATGCTACCACAGACACTCCTGATACTTCCACTGTCCTGTCGGATGCTACGACAGTTAATGCCGACGTGACCACTGTTACATTTGATGTTACGACGATAACTCCTGATGTGACCACGGCCATGTCAGTCACTTCTGACGTGACCAGTGTCACAACAGATGTGACAACTGTCTTGTCTGATGTTACGACGGTCACTCTTGATGTGACCAAGGTCACTCCGGATGTGACCACGGCCATGTCAGTCACTTCTGATGTGACCAGTGTCACGTCAGATGTAACAACTGTTATTCCAGGCATTACAACCGTCACTCCCAACACAACCACTTCCCTTCCCGACACAAGCACTGTCATTTTAGATGCGACCACGACCATTTCAG ATGCATCCACTACAACTCCGGATGCGTCCACTGCCATTTCTGATGGAACTTCACATATACCAACCGCAACCCAAGCCACAACAGTATCGTCCACAACGGTTCCAGCGATATCTACTTCTACAACAGCGTTGCCAGAGACGACAGAGGCCAGCTCTGTTCAATCAACATCGCCTCTAGCAAGGGAGACCACGACAACTACACCAACAACACCCAAGAGAACAGAAAAGCCCCACACTACTCCTT tgCCTTGCAAAGGAGAGTGCCTACCCACCCAGGTGTGTAACGTAAGGAACAACAGGTGCGAATGTAGATCGGGATACTATGAAGATGAAACAGACTCAGAAACCCCGTGCAAAG AACCGGTCAGTATCGACGTAATCCTTACGATCACTAAGGTCAGCGGTACAGCTGCTAATTTTACTGAAGAATTAAATAATTCAACGAGTAAAGAATTCAAAGAGCTTGAAAGCGAAGTCTGTCAACCG TTTAATGAGATTTACGCCGACGATCCTGAGTTTTTGGGATGTCAAGTACTTAATTTCAGTAAAGGCAGCATTAAAGTCAACTATGTTTTGAAGTTTGCTGAAAATACAACACAGAATCCCTCAACTGTCAATCAGACGATACAGGATAAACTTGTAAATTCTAATGGATCATTTGCTGACGAATTCACAATTGACCCCGATACCATCGTCGTTGAAC CTTTGAACGAATGTAACAAGGAACTTGACGATTGTGATGGAAACGCAGAGTGCATAGATTACGATGAAAAAGGATACACGTGCGTATGCAATCCTGGATATGAAGATAGTGTTAAAAGTTTGCCCGGCCGAGACTGTATTCcacgtacat CAACCGAACCTCTATCGACTGAGTCCCAGACAAATAAACCCGAGACTACCACAGAGCCTGAAGAAGCAGGACTAG TGCCGTGGAATGTGATAGTTGGCGTAACGGTACCCATCGTTGGTATATTGACCATCACTACCATCGGGTTGACCTGTTGGCAGTACCGACGTCAGCACCGGACGTCGCCGTCGCCCTCGAAAAAGATGAATACCTTTCCTTACGATGAAGAAGATAAAAGAAACTCTTCTGCAAGACCGGATAGTATGAGGATTATAAATAGCGACGGCACAGTACAAGAG gTGGTTTTACCGTGGCGCAATTTCGTACCCGAGGCCGAGTTCATCTTCGGACAGGACAGCAACAAAAGACAAACACAAATGCTCCCCATGGTCGACTACCCCAACGACTACTCCGGGTCGACTTCGGATGAAAATTACCCAATGAGAAACATCCATGATGCATATGACAACTACACCTACGAGCACCACGATACAAGAAGAAACACATCTGAAATAGATCATGTAGATACTGGCAATTTTTTCTGA
- the LOC129275984 gene encoding mucin-2-like isoform X1: MIGDGLYYDIADVPELNETTTIYYGNNDVITYKCLDGYVGPQNCSTPDCRSTCEDGSWNPDPPEILVCVEIDECSSNQCQNNATCVDQINGYLCECAEGFNGTNCDNNIDDCVSHPCQNGGTCEDKIDSYECQCLDGFNGELCENEMTTMVMMTTTENVTATESGLTTVTDDVTITTSGMTTSITGATTVTLDVTTVSVTSDATTDTPDTSTVLSDATTVNADVTTVTFDVTTITPDVTTAMSVTSDVTSVTTDVTTVLSDVTTVTLDVTKVTPDVTTAMSVTSDVTSVTSDVTTVIPGITTVTPNTTTSLPDTSTVILDATTTISDASTTTPDASTAISDGTSHIPTATQATTVSSTTVPAISTSTTALPETTEASSVQSTSPLARETTTTTPTTPKRTEKPHTTPLPCKGECLPTQVCNVRNNRCECRSGYYEDETDSETPCKEPVSIDVILTITKVSGTAANFTEELNNSTSKEFKELESEVCQPFNEIYADDPEFLGCQVLNFSKGSIKVNYVLKFAENTTQNPSTVNQTIQDKLVNSNGSFADEFTIDPDTIVVEPLNECNKELDDCDGNAECIDYDEKGYTCVCNPGYEDSVKSLPGRDCIPRTSTEPLSTESQTNKPETTTEPEEAGLVPWNVIVGVTVPIVGILTITTIGLTCWQYRRQHRTSPSPSKKMNTFPYDEEDKRNSSARPDSMRIINSDGTVQEVVLPWRNFVPEAEFIFGQDSNKRQTQMLPMVDYPNDYSGSTSDENYPMRNIHDAYDNYTYEHHDTRRNTSEIDHVDTGNFF, from the exons ATGATTGGCGACGGGCTGTACTACGACATTGCCGACGTCCCTGAACTCAATGAGACCACCACTATCTACTATGGGAACAATGACGTAATTACTTATAAGTGCCTAGATGGGTACGTCGGCCCCCAAAACTGCTCAACTCCTGACTGCAGGAGTACATGTGAAGATGGATCGTGGAATCCCGATCCACCTGAAATTCTGGTGTGCGTTG AAATTGATGAATGCTCTTCGAACCAATGCCAGAATAACGCCACCTGTGTGGATCAGATCAATGGATACCTATGCGAATGTGCTGAAGGATTCAACGGAACCAACTGCGATAACA ATATTGATGACTGTGTAAGTCATCCCTGCCAGAATGGAGGAACTTGTGAGGACAAAATAGATTCGTACGAATGTCAATGCCTTGACGGTTTTAATGGTGAACTTTGTGAAAATG AAATGACGaccatggtgatgatgacgacgacagAAAACGTTACAGCGACTGAAAGTGGCTTGACGACGGTCACTGATGATGTGACAATTACCACTTCAGGTATGACGACATCAATTACCGGCGCGACCACTGTCACTTTAGATGTAACAACGGTCTCCGTCACGTCAGATGCTACCACAGACACTCCTGATACTTCCACTGTCCTGTCGGATGCTACGACAGTTAATGCCGACGTGACCACTGTTACATTTGATGTTACGACGATAACTCCTGATGTGACCACGGCCATGTCAGTCACTTCTGACGTGACCAGTGTCACAACAGATGTGACAACTGTCTTGTCTGATGTTACGACGGTCACTCTTGATGTGACCAAGGTCACTCCGGATGTGACCACGGCCATGTCAGTCACTTCTGATGTGACCAGTGTCACGTCAGATGTAACAACTGTTATTCCAGGCATTACAACCGTCACTCCCAACACAACCACTTCCCTTCCCGACACAAGCACTGTCATTTTAGATGCGACCACGACCATTTCAG ATGCATCCACTACAACTCCGGATGCGTCCACTGCCATTTCTGATGGAACTTCACATATACCAACCGCAACCCAAGCCACAACAGTATCGTCCACAACGGTTCCAGCGATATCTACTTCTACAACAGCGTTGCCAGAGACGACAGAGGCCAGCTCTGTTCAATCAACATCGCCTCTAGCAAGGGAGACCACGACAACTACACCAACAACACCCAAGAGAACAGAAAAGCCCCACACTACTCCTT tgCCTTGCAAAGGAGAGTGCCTACCCACCCAGGTGTGTAACGTAAGGAACAACAGGTGCGAATGTAGATCGGGATACTATGAAGATGAAACAGACTCAGAAACCCCGTGCAAAG AACCGGTCAGTATCGACGTAATCCTTACGATCACTAAGGTCAGCGGTACAGCTGCTAATTTTACTGAAGAATTAAATAATTCAACGAGTAAAGAATTCAAAGAGCTTGAAAGCGAAGTCTGTCAACCG TTTAATGAGATTTACGCCGACGATCCTGAGTTTTTGGGATGTCAAGTACTTAATTTCAGTAAAGGCAGCATTAAAGTCAACTATGTTTTGAAGTTTGCTGAAAATACAACACAGAATCCCTCAACTGTCAATCAGACGATACAGGATAAACTTGTAAATTCTAATGGATCATTTGCTGACGAATTCACAATTGACCCCGATACCATCGTCGTTGAAC CTTTGAACGAATGTAACAAGGAACTTGACGATTGTGATGGAAACGCAGAGTGCATAGATTACGATGAAAAAGGATACACGTGCGTATGCAATCCTGGATATGAAGATAGTGTTAAAAGTTTGCCCGGCCGAGACTGTATTCcacgtacat CAACCGAACCTCTATCGACTGAGTCCCAGACAAATAAACCCGAGACTACCACAGAGCCTGAAGAAGCAGGACTAG TGCCGTGGAATGTGATAGTTGGCGTAACGGTACCCATCGTTGGTATATTGACCATCACTACCATCGGGTTGACCTGTTGGCAGTACCGACGTCAGCACCGGACGTCGCCGTCGCCCTCGAAAAAGATGAATACCTTTCCTTACGATGAAGAAGATAAAAGAAACTCTTCTGCAAGACCGGATAGTATGAGGATTATAAATAGCGACGGCACAGTACAAGAG gTGGTTTTACCGTGGCGCAATTTCGTACCCGAGGCCGAGTTCATCTTCGGACAGGACAGCAACAAAAGACAAACACAAATGCTCCCCATGGTCGACTACCCCAACGACTACTCCGGGTCGACTTCGGATGAAAATTACCCAATGAGAAACATCCATGATGCATATGACAACTACACCTACGAGCACCACGATACAAGAAGAAACACATCTGAAATAGATCATGTAGATACTGGCAATTTTTTCTGA